A single window of Candidatus Poribacteria bacterium DNA harbors:
- a CDS encoding phytanoyl-CoA dioxygenase family protein produces MVDRSIIPQQLNPELSPELAQEVDFFLKWGYLVVEEAISQEQVEALREALDETFERKGEQFTHQLLEEDDRFTFLLDNPPVLTRMKAILGNCVQLHSATARVTQPGEPDQNWHRDGPWPMAPENTPYGSIPGQINCGYFLDELTIENGPIAIVPGSQRVPFRPPEGHPHFPDEKFVLATPGQAVMFDGWIYHRGVANNSDQRRRVCLMCYQNSWMKSREPFDGPRVTKLIENGTPEQQLLLGGIPRW; encoded by the coding sequence GTGGTAGATCGTTCAATTATTCCACAACAGTTGAATCCTGAACTCAGTCCTGAGTTGGCGCAGGAGGTTGATTTTTTCCTGAAGTGGGGTTATCTCGTCGTAGAGGAGGCTATAAGCCAAGAACAGGTGGAGGCACTGCGCGAGGCGTTGGATGAGACCTTTGAGAGGAAGGGCGAGCAGTTTACCCACCAGCTCTTAGAAGAGGATGACCGCTTTACATTTCTTTTGGATAACCCCCCGGTGCTTACCCGTATGAAAGCCATCCTTGGCAACTGTGTTCAGCTCCATAGTGCGACCGCTCGTGTGACGCAGCCGGGTGAGCCGGATCAGAATTGGCACCGTGATGGACCTTGGCCCATGGCACCAGAAAACACACCTTACGGCAGTATCCCCGGTCAGATTAACTGTGGCTATTTTCTCGACGAATTGACGATAGAGAATGGACCTATTGCGATTGTGCCCGGCAGCCAGCGGGTTCCTTTCCGTCCGCCTGAAGGGCATCCACATTTCCCCGACGAGAAATTTGTCCTCGCCACACCGGGTCAGGCGGTTATGTTTGACGGATGGATTTATCATCGTGGTGTCGCCAACAACTCTGATCAGCGGCGACGGGTTTGCCTGATGTGCTACCAGAATTCGTGGATGAAATCCCGCGAGCCTTTCGATGGTCCCCGCGTCACAAAGCTGATTGAAAATGGCACACCGGAGCAGCAGCTTCTCCTTGGCGGGATACCGCGTTGGTAA